One Lysinibacillus fusiformis genomic window carries:
- a CDS encoding NAD(P)-dependent oxidoreductase gives MGKERIAFIGTGVMGASIIKHLLQNGHEVAVYTRTKEKAQPLMALGASWASSPAEAFKDKDIALTMVGYPADVEEVYFGDNGLFQTAEAGNIVIDMTTSEPTLAKKIYAHARTLTVEALDAPVSGGDIGAQNGTLSIMVGGNKTTFENVLPVMSHFGANIVYQGEAGAGQHAKMCNQIVISSGMIGVCESLAYGLKAGLDLPTVLASISSGAAGSWSLSNLAPRMIKEDYAPGFYIKHFVKDMKIALDEAKKMGIMLPGLALAYDMYEKLMDAGYGDNGTQTLIKSYK, from the coding sequence ATGGGAAAAGAACGTATTGCATTTATTGGCACTGGTGTTATGGGTGCTAGTATCATCAAACATTTACTACAAAATGGGCATGAAGTAGCAGTCTATACACGCACAAAAGAAAAAGCACAACCACTTATGGCATTAGGAGCTAGCTGGGCAAGCTCACCTGCCGAAGCATTTAAAGATAAAGATATTGCCCTTACAATGGTTGGTTATCCGGCAGATGTGGAAGAAGTTTATTTTGGAGACAACGGTTTATTTCAAACGGCAGAAGCTGGCAATATTGTCATTGATATGACAACTTCGGAGCCGACTCTTGCAAAGAAAATTTATGCACACGCACGGACGTTGACAGTTGAGGCTTTAGATGCGCCTGTTTCTGGTGGAGATATTGGTGCACAGAATGGTACATTGTCGATTATGGTCGGCGGGAATAAGACTACATTCGAGAATGTTTTACCAGTAATGAGCCATTTTGGTGCAAATATTGTGTATCAAGGTGAAGCTGGTGCCGGACAGCATGCAAAAATGTGCAATCAAATCGTTATTTCTTCTGGCATGATTGGTGTGTGTGAGTCGCTAGCTTACGGTTTAAAGGCTGGGCTTGATTTACCAACAGTATTAGCATCGATTTCTTCAGGCGCTGCTGGATCATGGTCTTTAAGTAACCTGGCACCACGTATGATTAAAGAAGATTATGCGCCAGGCTTTTACATCAAGCATTTCGTAAAGGATATGAAAATCGCTTTAGATGAAGCGAAAAAAATGGGTATTATGTTACCAGGTTTAGCACTTGCTTATGACATGTACGAAAAGTTAATGGATGCGGGTTATGGTGACAATGGTACACAGACACTAATAAAGTCTTATAAATAA
- a CDS encoding DoxX family protein produces the protein MQNIGSTILRVVLGIIFAVHGFQKFQGGIGFTADYFDVIGIPGFMAYIVAIIELVGGIAIILGLGTRIFGALLTVTMIVAIFTAKLSVGFIGADGLAGYELDLALGAMALYFALAGASSYSLDAKLFDKE, from the coding sequence ATGCAAAATATCGGTTCAACTATTCTACGTGTCGTACTTGGCATTATATTTGCAGTTCATGGTTTTCAAAAATTTCAAGGTGGTATCGGATTCACAGCTGATTATTTTGATGTAATTGGTATTCCAGGCTTTATGGCTTATATTGTTGCCATTATAGAACTTGTCGGAGGGATAGCAATTATTTTAGGTTTAGGTACAAGAATTTTTGGTGCTCTACTGACAGTGACAATGATTGTTGCTATTTTTACAGCAAAACTTAGCGTTGGCTTTATCGGTGCTGACGGCTTAGCTGGTTATGAATTAGATTTAGCTTTAGGCGCAATGGCTTTATACTTTGCACTTGCAGGTGCTTCTAGTTATTCATTAGACGCTAAACTTTTTGATAAAGAGTAA
- a CDS encoding winged helix-turn-helix transcriptional regulator, whose amino-acid sequence MEQKNICPRFEKALKMLNHRWNTLLIYQLLEGPQRFSIIKNQLNISSRVLTERLKELEIEQIVTRTVIPSTPVVIEYGLTEKGHALAPVLKAVEQWSSLWVDTEE is encoded by the coding sequence TTGGAGCAAAAAAATATTTGTCCACGATTTGAAAAGGCACTAAAAATGTTAAATCATCGTTGGAACACCTTGCTTATTTATCAGCTACTAGAAGGTCCTCAACGATTCTCAATCATTAAAAATCAATTGAATATTAGCAGTCGTGTGCTAACGGAGCGATTGAAAGAATTGGAGATTGAACAAATTGTGACACGAACAGTTATTCCATCAACTCCAGTAGTGATAGAGTATGGGCTTACAGAAAAAGGACATGCACTTGCACCAGTTCTTAAAGCAGTTGAACAATGGTCTTCTTTGTGGGTGGACACGGAAGAATAG
- a CDS encoding MFS transporter — protein MKRRPIGEAQHRSQLALYLSLPILSWAFYDFANTIFSSNINTIFFPFYMDEVLGTNEVMQQVASTFISYANAIASFFLVVFSPLFGVWIDNTGYKKRFIVWFASISIFFTFMMGIFANLEWATNFSGVPLSLFLVVASFVIAKFFFNSSLVFYDSMMGDLGTKAEMPLISGYGVAIGYLGTIFGLLVYLYVGSSDFHRAFIPTAILYLLFSLPLFFINKDTPIPKAQRKTIKFIDGYKEIIQTFKDMKQYKAIFTFMIAYFFINDAIATTIAMMAIYATTIVGFTSGQFIILYLVSTVSTIIGSLAFGYITKAIGAKRAITMVALFMIIALVFAVFATEQWMFWIAGSMFGISLGSMWVTSRTYIIELSPNEKRGQFFGLFAFSGKVSSIIGPAVYGTVTLWMKDYGTLASRVALSTLILMTIIGLLVHLKVNDKNGNSK, from the coding sequence ATGAAGCGGCGGCCAATAGGAGAAGCACAGCACCGAAGTCAGCTAGCACTCTATTTATCACTGCCAATACTGTCTTGGGCATTTTATGATTTTGCTAATACAATATTTTCTTCAAATATTAATACAATTTTTTTCCCATTTTATATGGATGAAGTCTTAGGGACGAATGAAGTGATGCAACAAGTAGCTAGTACATTTATTTCTTATGCAAATGCTATAGCAAGCTTTTTCCTTGTAGTATTTTCACCATTATTTGGGGTATGGATAGATAATACAGGCTATAAAAAAAGATTTATCGTGTGGTTTGCATCTATTTCTATTTTCTTTACCTTTATGATGGGTATTTTTGCTAATTTAGAGTGGGCAACGAATTTTTCCGGTGTACCGCTTAGTTTATTTTTAGTAGTAGCCAGTTTTGTCATTGCGAAATTCTTTTTTAACTCAAGTCTCGTATTCTATGATTCAATGATGGGAGATTTAGGAACAAAAGCAGAAATGCCACTTATTTCTGGCTATGGAGTGGCAATAGGTTATTTAGGTACAATATTTGGGTTACTCGTTTATTTATATGTTGGCAGTAGTGATTTCCATCGTGCATTTATTCCAACAGCAATTTTATACTTATTATTTTCTTTGCCATTATTTTTTATTAATAAAGATACACCGATTCCTAAAGCGCAGCGCAAGACCATTAAGTTTATTGATGGCTATAAAGAGATCATCCAAACTTTTAAGGATATGAAACAATATAAAGCGATTTTTACTTTTATGATTGCTTACTTCTTTATAAATGATGCCATTGCTACGACTATTGCCATGATGGCTATTTATGCTACTACGATTGTTGGCTTTACTTCTGGTCAATTTATCATTCTCTATCTAGTATCTACGGTGTCTACAATTATTGGCTCGCTAGCATTTGGCTACATTACGAAAGCCATAGGAGCTAAACGAGCAATTACTATGGTAGCACTATTTATGATTATCGCTTTAGTCTTTGCCGTCTTTGCTACGGAACAATGGATGTTCTGGATTGCTGGTAGTATGTTTGGCATTTCGTTAGGTTCCATGTGGGTAACATCTAGAACCTATATAATTGAACTATCACCGAATGAGAAGCGAGGACAATTTTTTGGTTTGTTTGCTTTTTCGGGGAAAGTATCATCAATAATAGGACCAGCTGTCTATGGAACGGTCACATTATGGATGAAGGATTACGGTACTTTAGCAAGCCGTGTTGCATTGTCTACATTAATTTTGATGACCATAATTGGTTTATTGGTTCATCTAAAAGTTAATGATAAAAATGGAAATAGCAAGTAG
- a CDS encoding chemotaxis protein yields the protein MEHKGILLESGTNELEIVEFEVANNKFGINVIKVKEIIQPIQVTFIPHAHPHVEGIIQLRGEVLPVVDMLRVLGIQNAVRNPQQKYIVAEFNKQRVVFHVDNVTQIHRISWDQIEKPSDMYQGGTSQVIGVIKQNEQMILLLDFEKIMVDINPDSGISVDSVKKLGKRDRSEKRILIAEDSPLLRKLLFDTMNEAGYVNVEFFENGRDAYDYLESLAKSGNDVTEHIQLVVTDIEMPQMDGHHLTRKIKEHPDLQKLPVIIFSSLITDDLRHKGDQVGAEDQISKPEIAELILRVDQLIL from the coding sequence TTGGAACATAAAGGAATCTTATTAGAAAGTGGCACAAATGAGCTAGAAATCGTTGAATTTGAAGTAGCTAACAATAAATTCGGAATTAATGTTATTAAAGTTAAAGAAATCATTCAACCAATTCAAGTAACATTTATTCCACACGCGCACCCGCATGTAGAAGGAATTATTCAATTACGGGGTGAGGTATTGCCTGTAGTTGATATGCTAAGAGTGTTGGGTATTCAAAATGCAGTACGTAATCCGCAACAAAAATATATTGTTGCAGAATTTAATAAACAACGCGTTGTATTCCATGTAGACAACGTAACGCAAATTCACCGTATTTCATGGGATCAAATCGAGAAACCTTCAGATATGTATCAAGGTGGTACTTCACAGGTTATCGGTGTCATTAAGCAAAATGAACAAATGATTTTATTACTTGATTTTGAGAAAATTATGGTGGATATTAATCCTGATTCAGGGATTAGTGTCGATTCCGTAAAAAAACTTGGGAAACGCGATCGCTCAGAAAAGCGTATTTTAATCGCTGAAGATTCTCCTTTACTACGTAAATTATTATTCGATACGATGAATGAAGCAGGCTATGTGAATGTTGAATTCTTCGAAAATGGTCGTGATGCTTATGATTACTTAGAATCCCTAGCGAAAAGTGGTAATGATGTAACGGAGCATATTCAATTAGTTGTAACGGATATTGAAATGCCACAAATGGATGGGCATCATTTAACACGAAAAATTAAAGAACATCCAGACTTACAAAAGCTACCTGTTATCATCTTTTCAAGTTTAATTACGGATGACCTTCGTCATAAAGGTGACCAAGTAGGGGCAGAGGACCAAATTAGTAAACCGGAAATTGCAGAGCTTATTTTACGCGTAGATCAACTTATCTTATAA
- a CDS encoding Ppx/GppA family phosphatase has translation MDDLKTAIIDIGSNTIRLVLYQYDKEEGLRELGNIKTVARLRTYLQPSGEMSEEGIQVLTETLLTFKAMLDDFEVVDVKAAATAAIRQASNRVKIITLMKERTGIQIELLSEEEEAYYGYVAVAHSIGTRSAVTIDIGGGSTEITLFENKQLKKTHSFPFGTVSLKQRFVKGDILNSSEKKELIAFVKEQFTSLPWIQQVGLPIIAIGGSARNIAQIHQQQREYPIASVHGYEMPKQDLEKLSMFLGNLSFNELKQLDGLSSDRADIIVPALEVFRVLMEVVGSEVFQLTKKGLREGLIIHRILQTDESAFDKYNVFEGNARRLARQYGRTEAEVDYLMHLADQLYRECCHLSYLPFDVADLQLVRKAAKVFNIGEYIELSSASQHTFYLIANQSIDGLNHKERVKLALLASYKNKDYYQRFAAPFTEWISREEYRKIRDLGALLKFVYSLNVSKRNIVHAIEMHKREGFAQLDVYVKNNAAAEKYQADRHKKHLERTLKIPIQVNFIEEGWKNNDN, from the coding sequence TTGGATGATTTGAAAACGGCTATTATTGATATAGGCTCGAATACCATTCGTTTAGTTCTTTATCAGTATGATAAAGAAGAGGGACTTCGTGAGCTTGGGAATATTAAAACGGTTGCTCGTTTGCGTACTTATTTGCAACCATCAGGTGAAATGTCTGAAGAGGGCATCCAGGTACTAACTGAAACCTTATTAACCTTTAAAGCGATGCTCGATGATTTTGAAGTTGTCGATGTAAAGGCTGCCGCCACTGCAGCAATTCGCCAGGCTTCGAATAGAGTGAAAATTATTACTTTAATGAAGGAACGGACAGGCATTCAAATTGAGCTGTTGTCTGAGGAAGAAGAGGCATATTACGGCTATGTTGCTGTAGCACATTCCATAGGTACGCGATCGGCAGTGACCATTGATATTGGTGGTGGCAGTACAGAAATAACACTCTTTGAAAATAAGCAGCTAAAAAAAACACATAGTTTTCCATTTGGCACTGTTTCTTTAAAGCAGCGTTTTGTGAAAGGTGACATTTTGAACAGCAGTGAAAAAAAAGAACTCATTGCGTTTGTGAAGGAGCAGTTCACATCACTTCCTTGGATTCAACAGGTGGGTTTGCCGATAATTGCTATTGGCGGTAGCGCGCGAAACATTGCTCAAATTCACCAACAACAGCGTGAATATCCTATCGCAAGTGTGCATGGCTACGAAATGCCAAAGCAGGATTTAGAGAAGCTAAGTATGTTTCTAGGAAATTTAAGCTTTAATGAATTGAAACAGTTAGATGGACTATCCTCTGACCGTGCCGATATTATTGTGCCAGCATTAGAAGTTTTCCGTGTACTAATGGAGGTTGTAGGTAGTGAAGTGTTCCAGCTAACGAAAAAGGGACTACGTGAAGGACTTATTATTCACCGTATTTTACAAACTGATGAAAGTGCTTTTGATAAGTACAATGTATTTGAGGGAAACGCCAGACGGCTAGCAAGGCAATATGGGCGTACCGAGGCTGAAGTTGATTATTTAATGCATTTGGCAGATCAATTATACCGTGAGTGCTGCCATTTAAGTTATTTGCCATTTGACGTTGCTGATTTGCAATTAGTAAGGAAAGCAGCAAAGGTATTTAATATTGGAGAATATATTGAATTAAGCTCTGCTAGCCAACATACTTTTTATTTAATTGCCAATCAGTCTATTGATGGCTTGAATCATAAAGAACGTGTAAAATTAGCACTTTTAGCTTCGTATAAAAATAAAGATTATTATCAGCGATTCGCCGCACCATTTACGGAATGGATAAGTCGTGAAGAATATCGAAAAATACGTGATCTTGGTGCACTTTTAAAATTTGTCTATTCATTAAACGTATCAAAACGCAATATTGTACATGCAATTGAGATGCATAAAAGAGAAGGCTTTGCACAACTTGACGTCTATGTGAAAAATAATGCTGCTGCTGAAAAATATCAAGCAGATCGACATAAAAAGCATCTAGAGCGCACATTAAAGATACCTATCCAAGTAAATTTTATTGAAGAAGGGTGGAAAAATAATGACAACTGA
- a CDS encoding RNA degradosome polyphosphate kinase, with translation MTTEITNDRIYEEQHSETHSRLLEEIAKPQYYNNRELSWLAFNERVLEEAEDENNPLLERLKFLAIFSSNLDEFFMVRVAGLQDQVRAGFHKPENKSGLTPKEQLAKIAERTQALVRRQTEVYRHLIYDLLPQHNVHIADMKDLTSTQKTFINEMFAETIFPVLTPVAVDAYRPFPTLLGKTLNLLVLLEQDESNSENHERVAIVQVPSVLDRYIKVPSSDGETVVVLLEDVIVAHIEKLFYGFSVKSAQAFRLTRNADLTIHEEGARDLLVEIEKELKKRKWGVGSRLEVRVGEMNDEVLAYLLEEFEIEETDVFHIDGPLDLTFMFSFVKGISVGREHLEYESFIPQPPLDLQSDENIFEKALQQDIFFHHPYESFVPIVDFITEAAVNPNVLAIKQTLYRVSGNSPIIQALKLAAENGKQVTVLVELKARFDEENNVHWAKQLEQAGCLVIYGMNNLKTHSKITLVVSRRNGKIERFVHLGTGNYNDATAKIYTDMGIITSDKEFGIDATNFFNYLSGYTEKPIFNHLVVAPFDIRDEFIRLMDEEIACHKKYGNGFIRAKMNSLTDKDLMMKLYEASIAGVKVELIIRGICCIRPGIPGISDNITVTSIVGRFLEHSRIYWFHHNGENKVYLSSADMMTRNMIKRVEILFPVYASEAKARIIDSMNKQLEDTAKARIQDSNGKYHYKEFDRSEDPINSQEIFLKDALKPTLDEE, from the coding sequence ATGACAACTGAAATAACGAACGACCGCATATACGAAGAACAACATTCAGAAACACATAGCCGATTACTAGAGGAAATTGCAAAGCCCCAATATTATAATAATCGGGAATTAAGCTGGCTCGCTTTTAATGAACGTGTTTTAGAAGAAGCGGAGGATGAAAATAATCCTCTGCTAGAGCGTTTGAAATTTCTAGCAATTTTTAGTTCGAATTTAGATGAATTTTTCATGGTGCGTGTGGCAGGTCTTCAGGATCAGGTACGTGCTGGTTTTCATAAGCCCGAAAATAAATCAGGTTTAACACCGAAAGAGCAACTAGCAAAGATAGCAGAGCGTACGCAAGCTTTAGTACGTCGACAAACTGAAGTATACCGTCATTTAATTTATGACTTGCTACCACAACATAATGTACATATTGCAGATATGAAGGATTTAACAAGTACACAAAAAACGTTCATCAATGAAATGTTTGCTGAAACAATCTTCCCAGTTTTAACACCGGTAGCTGTAGATGCTTATCGTCCTTTTCCGACTCTTCTAGGTAAGACATTAAATTTACTTGTATTATTGGAGCAAGATGAGTCAAATTCAGAAAACCATGAAAGAGTAGCGATTGTTCAAGTACCGTCTGTCTTAGATCGTTATATTAAAGTTCCTTCATCGGATGGAGAAACTGTCGTTGTATTGCTTGAGGATGTCATTGTAGCGCATATTGAAAAACTATTCTATGGCTTTAGTGTTAAGTCAGCACAGGCCTTTCGTTTAACACGTAATGCAGATTTAACGATACACGAAGAAGGCGCACGGGATTTACTGGTGGAAATAGAAAAAGAGCTGAAGAAACGCAAATGGGGTGTAGGAAGTCGTCTCGAAGTGCGTGTAGGGGAAATGAATGATGAGGTACTCGCTTACTTACTAGAGGAATTTGAAATTGAAGAAACGGATGTTTTTCATATTGATGGACCGTTAGATTTAACTTTTATGTTCTCGTTTGTAAAAGGTATTTCTGTAGGGCGTGAGCATTTAGAATACGAAAGTTTTATCCCACAACCACCATTAGATTTACAATCCGATGAAAACATTTTTGAAAAAGCATTACAGCAGGATATTTTTTTCCATCATCCATACGAGTCATTCGTACCGATTGTAGATTTCATCACGGAGGCGGCAGTCAATCCAAATGTATTGGCGATAAAACAAACATTATACCGTGTAAGTGGCAATTCTCCGATTATCCAAGCCTTAAAGTTAGCTGCAGAAAATGGTAAGCAAGTGACTGTTTTAGTAGAGCTAAAAGCACGTTTCGATGAAGAAAATAATGTACATTGGGCGAAGCAACTTGAACAAGCCGGGTGCCTGGTCATTTATGGTATGAATAATTTAAAGACTCACTCCAAAATAACACTTGTTGTCAGCCGTAGAAACGGAAAAATAGAACGCTTTGTACATCTTGGTACAGGGAACTATAACGATGCAACTGCAAAAATTTATACAGATATGGGCATAATAACTTCGGATAAGGAATTTGGCATTGATGCAACGAATTTCTTTAACTATTTAAGCGGGTATACTGAGAAGCCGATCTTTAATCATTTAGTTGTAGCGCCATTTGATATTCGAGATGAATTTATTCGACTAATGGATGAGGAGATTGCTTGCCATAAAAAATACGGTAATGGTTTTATCCGAGCGAAAATGAATTCATTAACGGATAAGGATTTAATGATGAAGCTATATGAAGCATCTATTGCTGGAGTGAAGGTAGAGCTCATTATTCGTGGTATTTGCTGTATTCGTCCTGGCATTCCAGGGATTAGTGATAATATTACCGTAACAAGTATTGTTGGTCGTTTCCTCGAACATTCACGTATTTATTGGTTCCACCACAATGGGGAGAACAAAGTTTATCTATCTTCAGCGGATATGATGACACGTAATATGATTAAGCGTGTTGAAATTTTATTCCCTGTATATGCAAGTGAAGCAAAAGCTCGTATTATTGACAGTATGAACAAGCAATTGGAAGATACGGCTAAAGCACGTATCCAAGACTCGAATGGAAAATATCATTATAAAGAGTTTGACCGAAGCGAGGACCCCATTAATAGTCAGGAGATTTTTTTGAAGGATGCACTCAAGCCAACGCTAGATGAAGAATAA
- a CDS encoding putative bifunctional diguanylate cyclase/phosphodiesterase produces MKKNNENVAQFASYHQVIQLNPFDAVVCLRKINTKAYEIVDYNAKLASFIELQDAKATKANCFFGEQSWQQLLNILHQEFNVVRMVELHMGYKLRTFAVSVQQLEEKIVAIILREEQNDSKPYLQFVEQHINPVITTDLQGRIIHQNIAATSLLPDKQNCLIGLDVFSLLESQYVSEFKLLFSKTIEGSVFGMPKCLFQGQLFSDEPFYLRTHPTYYNGELVGVHLFVKDANSFLNEQEALYYLALMDELTGIWNRKAFKEHWLHHLNDKNNENKQVALILVDIDRFKKFNESLGEGKGDELMRKFSQRLNELCHSRCSLYRYNSDEFIFILKDASINKIEHIANSILEVLKQPFMIDGQEYFISVSIGISLSPADGKDIETLVRKADQALFSVKEHGRSHFRYYREDMTNVFPNEALMEAHLRRAIEFNELSIHLQPQMDLNNNSINSFEALLRWNNRKFGFVSPAQFIPIAEASGLIIEIGDWIIDEVCRYQKEWHKKGYRPVRIAINISPKQFRKENFARKIKATLKKYNVSPELLEVEITESSMTNVHETFSILTELKQLGVFVSVDDFGTGYSSLSYLKRYPIDIIKIDQSFIADIEKDDKNEAIIKAIISMSHNLGLEVIAEGIEEPSQVAFLKRHQCQKGQGYFYNKPLPVESIVKKYFVS; encoded by the coding sequence ATGAAAAAAAATAACGAGAATGTAGCGCAATTTGCAAGCTATCATCAAGTGATACAGCTCAATCCATTTGATGCGGTCGTATGCTTGAGGAAAATTAATACAAAAGCGTATGAAATCGTCGATTATAATGCCAAACTAGCATCTTTTATTGAGCTACAGGATGCAAAAGCTACAAAAGCAAATTGTTTTTTTGGAGAGCAAAGCTGGCAGCAATTATTGAATATATTACACCAGGAATTTAATGTTGTGCGAATGGTAGAACTCCATATGGGATACAAATTAAGAACATTTGCAGTTAGTGTACAACAACTAGAGGAAAAAATTGTCGCGATTATATTACGTGAAGAACAGAACGATTCTAAGCCGTATTTGCAATTTGTTGAACAACATATAAATCCTGTGATAACGACTGATTTACAAGGTCGTATTATTCATCAAAATATTGCTGCTACTTCCCTCTTGCCAGATAAACAAAACTGCTTGATAGGCTTAGATGTTTTTTCATTATTAGAGAGCCAGTATGTAAGCGAATTTAAATTATTATTTTCGAAAACTATTGAGGGTTCAGTATTTGGTATGCCAAAATGTTTATTTCAAGGTCAATTGTTTAGTGATGAACCATTTTATTTACGTACGCATCCAACGTATTATAATGGTGAACTTGTTGGTGTGCATTTATTTGTGAAAGATGCGAATTCGTTTTTGAATGAACAAGAGGCTTTGTATTATCTAGCATTGATGGATGAATTAACGGGTATATGGAATCGCAAGGCGTTTAAAGAACACTGGCTACATCATCTGAACGACAAGAACAATGAAAATAAGCAGGTAGCGCTTATTTTAGTGGATATAGATCGTTTTAAAAAGTTCAATGAATCGCTTGGTGAAGGTAAAGGCGATGAGCTGATGCGAAAGTTTAGCCAAAGACTAAATGAGCTTTGCCACTCAAGATGTTCGCTTTATCGATATAATAGTGATGAATTTATTTTCATACTAAAAGATGCGTCGATAAACAAAATTGAGCATATCGCGAATTCAATTCTAGAGGTCTTAAAACAACCATTCATGATTGATGGTCAGGAATACTTTATTAGCGTCTCAATTGGTATTTCACTAAGCCCAGCGGATGGAAAAGATATAGAAACGCTTGTCCGTAAAGCCGATCAAGCCCTATTTTCAGTGAAAGAGCATGGACGTTCACATTTCCGTTATTATCGAGAAGATATGACAAATGTTTTCCCGAATGAGGCATTGATGGAGGCGCACTTACGCCGTGCTATCGAATTTAATGAATTAAGTATTCATTTACAGCCTCAAATGGATTTAAACAATAATAGTATAAATAGCTTCGAGGCGTTATTACGGTGGAATAATCGTAAATTCGGCTTTGTATCACCTGCACAGTTTATCCCTATTGCCGAAGCATCAGGCTTAATAATAGAGATTGGAGATTGGATTATTGATGAAGTGTGTCGCTATCAAAAAGAGTGGCATAAGAAAGGCTATCGACCTGTGCGAATTGCCATTAATATTTCGCCTAAGCAATTTAGAAAAGAAAACTTTGCGCGAAAAATTAAAGCAACTTTAAAGAAATATAATGTGTCACCTGAATTATTAGAAGTGGAGATTACGGAAAGCTCTATGACAAATGTCCATGAAACGTTTTCAATATTAACGGAATTGAAGCAGTTAGGCGTTTTTGTTTCAGTGGATGATTTTGGGACTGGCTATTCGTCACTTAGCTATTTAAAACGTTATCCAATTGATATTATTAAAATAGATCAGTCATTTATTGCCGACATTGAAAAAGACGATAAAAATGAAGCAATAATTAAGGCGATTATTTCCATGTCCCATAATCTAGGGTTAGAGGTTATCGCAGAGGGTATTGAAGAGCCATCACAAGTTGCCTTTTTAAAACGACATCAATGTCAAAAAGGACAGGGCTATTTTTATAATAAGCCATTGCCCGTAGAATCTATAGTGAAAAAATATTTTGTAAGTTAA
- a CDS encoding TetR/AcrR family transcriptional regulator, whose translation MNSLTARQRKALETREKLLKTSLDLFNKHGFEHVSVEQITKACNVSKGTFYTHFPSKYDVILEKFKELDSFYSTVEKNIEGHLPASEKILLLYREQMLYLSNVVGKDLLRTVYTAAMTNQVEKDHYLISHQRKIFQILNIYIEEGIKLGEFRQDFQATQMQTIIQRCMRANVYDWLIHNEDFDLVAEMAQFTAVVLNGMKVEASK comes from the coding sequence ATGAATTCATTAACAGCTCGCCAAAGAAAAGCATTGGAAACGCGGGAAAAATTACTAAAAACATCGCTCGATTTATTTAATAAACATGGATTTGAGCATGTATCAGTTGAACAGATTACAAAGGCATGTAATGTATCAAAAGGGACATTCTATACACACTTTCCTTCTAAATACGATGTTATTTTAGAAAAATTTAAAGAGCTTGATAGTTTTTATAGCACCGTGGAGAAAAATATTGAAGGCCATTTGCCTGCAAGCGAAAAAATACTTTTGCTTTACAGAGAACAAATGCTATATTTATCAAATGTTGTTGGAAAAGATTTATTGCGGACAGTATATACTGCTGCAATGACCAACCAAGTGGAAAAAGACCATTATTTAATTAGTCATCAGCGTAAAATTTTCCAAATCCTTAATATTTATATTGAAGAAGGCATTAAACTTGGGGAGTTTCGTCAAGACTTCCAAGCGACACAAATGCAAACCATTATACAGCGTTGTATGCGCGCAAATGTGTATGATTGGTTAATTCATAATGAAGATTTTGATTTAGTAGCGGAGATGGCACAATTTACAGCAGTTGTATTAAATGGAATGAAAGTTGAAGCTTCAAAATAA